One genomic segment of Bradyrhizobium diazoefficiens includes these proteins:
- a CDS encoding isocitrate/isopropylmalate dehydrogenase family protein, with product MHIVVLPGDGIGPEITTATSGVLRAASERFQLDLRLEEHAVGHASLKLSGTTVRPELLDIVRAADGLILGPTATFDFKDEARGEINPSRHFRKSLDLYANVRPARTYEGRRGRCGDFDIVVVRENTEGFYADRNMEAGNGEMLVTPDVVISLRRITRACCERIAHAACRLAMKRRKHLTIVHKANVLKIGDGMFLDICRAAAKTYPGLSVDDILVDAMMAHVVRNPDRFDVIVATNMFGDILSDLTAELSGSLGLGGSLNVGDRYAMAQAAHGSAPDIAGQDVANPVSLILSAALLLAWHGERSGAVRYEEAARAIEGAVAKAIGEGRATRDVGGRLGTIAAGAAIAEILQAE from the coding sequence ATGCACATCGTCGTTCTGCCCGGTGACGGCATCGGACCGGAGATCACGACCGCGACATCGGGTGTGCTGCGCGCGGCCTCCGAGCGCTTCCAGCTCGATCTGCGGCTGGAGGAGCACGCGGTCGGCCATGCGAGCCTGAAGCTATCAGGCACGACCGTGCGTCCCGAGCTGCTCGATATCGTGCGCGCCGCCGACGGCCTGATCCTCGGCCCGACCGCGACCTTCGACTTCAAGGACGAGGCGCGCGGCGAGATCAATCCGTCCAGGCATTTTCGCAAGAGCCTCGACCTCTACGCCAATGTCAGGCCCGCGCGAACCTATGAGGGGCGGCGCGGCCGGTGTGGGGATTTCGACATCGTCGTGGTGCGCGAGAACACCGAGGGGTTTTACGCCGACCGCAACATGGAAGCGGGCAATGGCGAGATGCTGGTCACGCCTGACGTCGTGATCTCGCTGCGACGGATCACGCGGGCATGTTGCGAGCGCATCGCGCACGCCGCCTGCCGGCTGGCGATGAAACGGCGCAAGCATCTCACCATCGTGCACAAGGCCAATGTGCTCAAGATCGGCGACGGCATGTTCCTCGACATCTGCCGCGCGGCGGCGAAGACCTATCCCGGCCTCTCGGTCGACGACATTCTCGTCGACGCGATGATGGCGCATGTCGTGCGCAACCCCGATCGCTTCGACGTCATCGTCGCCACCAACATGTTCGGCGACATCCTGTCCGATCTCACCGCAGAGCTGTCAGGCAGCCTCGGCCTTGGCGGCTCGCTCAATGTCGGCGACCGCTACGCCATGGCGCAGGCCGCGCACGGCTCGGCGCCTGATATCGCGGGGCAGGACGTCGCCAATCCGGTCTCGCTGATCCTGTCGGCGGCGCTGCTGCTCGCCTGGCACGGCGAGAGGAGCGGCGCGGTCCGTTATGAGGAGGCGGCGCGTGCGATCGAGGGAGCGGTGGCGAAAGCGATCGGCGAAGGCAGGGCGACGCGCGATGTCGGCGGCAGGCTCGGCACGATCGCGGCGGGGGCGGCGATCGCGGAGATCCTGCAGGCGGAGTGA
- a CDS encoding MFS transporter, translated as MTITLPAAAREPDHSIADGLPVTQRRWAIAAIFTALAMASLDTAIANIALPAIAADLHVTPEQSVWVVNVYQIALVATLLPLGALGEIVGHQRIYLGGLILFTLASLFCAVAWSLDSLLVARTLQGLGASGIMSVNTALVRFVYPGRMQGRGFGHNALVVATAFTFGPSIASAILAVGPWPWLFAVNIPFGLVATGIGFAMLPKTPRADHGFDFLGALLAAACLGLFITGIGSAAHNLSPVVVGVELIAAIALGFILTRRHADHPAPMLPIDLFSRPMFALSAATAVCSFAVQGLAFVSLPFYFEDVLGRSQVETGFFMTPWPLVVGIMAPIAGRLSDRHPVGLLGGVGLVMLGIGMALLALLPASPSIPDIVWRIMICGMGFGFFQAPNMKALMGSAPPHRSGSASGIVATARLTGQTTGAALAAACFVMAGHNGATVALALGAGFAALGSVMSFLRLAVK; from the coding sequence ATGACAATCACGTTACCTGCCGCCGCGCGCGAGCCAGATCATTCCATTGCCGACGGCTTGCCGGTCACGCAGCGGCGCTGGGCGATCGCTGCGATCTTCACCGCGCTGGCGATGGCCTCGCTCGACACCGCGATCGCGAACATCGCGCTGCCCGCCATTGCGGCCGATCTGCACGTTACGCCGGAGCAGTCGGTCTGGGTGGTCAACGTCTACCAGATCGCGCTGGTCGCAACCCTGCTGCCGCTCGGGGCGCTCGGCGAGATCGTCGGTCACCAGCGCATCTATCTCGGCGGCCTGATCCTGTTCACGCTCGCCTCGCTGTTCTGCGCGGTGGCGTGGTCGCTCGACAGTCTCCTGGTCGCGCGCACGCTACAAGGTTTGGGAGCCAGCGGCATCATGAGCGTCAACACGGCGCTGGTGCGCTTCGTCTATCCCGGCCGGATGCAGGGCCGCGGCTTCGGTCACAACGCGCTGGTGGTCGCGACCGCCTTCACGTTCGGACCGTCGATCGCCTCCGCCATACTCGCGGTCGGCCCGTGGCCGTGGCTGTTCGCCGTCAACATCCCGTTCGGCCTGGTTGCGACCGGCATCGGCTTTGCGATGCTGCCGAAGACGCCGCGCGCCGACCACGGCTTCGACTTTCTCGGCGCCCTCCTCGCCGCCGCCTGCCTCGGTCTTTTCATCACGGGCATCGGCAGCGCCGCGCACAATCTATCGCCGGTTGTCGTGGGCGTGGAGCTGATCGCGGCTATCGCGCTCGGGTTCATCCTGACCCGCCGCCACGCCGACCATCCCGCGCCGATGCTGCCGATCGACCTGTTCAGCCGGCCGATGTTCGCACTGTCGGCGGCGACGGCCGTCTGCTCCTTCGCCGTGCAGGGCCTCGCCTTCGTCTCGCTGCCGTTCTATTTCGAGGACGTGCTCGGCCGCTCGCAGGTCGAGACCGGCTTTTTCATGACGCCGTGGCCGCTGGTGGTCGGCATCATGGCGCCGATCGCAGGACGTCTCTCCGACCGCCATCCGGTCGGTCTGTTGGGCGGCGTCGGGCTCGTGATGCTGGGCATCGGCATGGCGCTGCTCGCGCTGTTGCCGGCGAGCCCAAGCATCCCCGACATCGTCTGGCGGATCATGATCTGCGGCATGGGGTTCGGCTTCTTCCAGGCGCCGAACATGAAGGCGTTGATGGGAAGCGCCCCACCCCACCGCAGCGGCAGCGCCTCGGGCATCGTCGCCACCGCGCGCCTGACGGGCCAGACGACAGGCGCCGCGCTCGCCGCGGCTTGCTTCGTCATGGCCGGACACAACGGCGCGACGGTTGCGCTGGCGCTCGGTGCCGGCTTTGCCGCGCTCGGCAGTGTGATGAGCTTCCTGCGGCTAGCAGTGAAGTAA
- a CDS encoding B12-binding domain-containing radical SAM protein: MNVLSPCNVLMLYPLFSAESFWSFGESCKVLGVKRPAAPLGLITVAAMLPENWTVRLIDCNTAPLSDDDLAWADVVFTGGMLPQQADTLRLIELCRAAGKPVVVGGPDPTSSPHIYERADFRVLGEAESVIEEFIAAWDSGARSGVFTAPKFQADVTKTPVPRFDLLKFEDYLYLGVQYSRGCPFTCEFCDIIELYGRVPRTKTNEQILLELDTLYGMGYRGHLDFVDDNFIGNKKSLRLFLPQLAEWQRAHGYPFEFSTEASVNLADDPELLELMGAANFFGIFVGIESPDPATLVAMRKKQNTRRNIAESIHKIYAAGILVTAGFIVGFDNEKVSMAEAMIDFIEEAAIPVSMVGLLYALPNTQLTRRLEREGRLHPGHDVAPTIGADQCTAGINFDPVRPLRDILMDYKRVLERIYSPAAYAGRIDRLMTLLDRSRQRHELAEGDIRAKIGAMETVHKVVTALPEARGPLWQTFMNCAKRDTSSARIAVQMIAAYAHLGPFSRKVIEAIDARLAALDDEQAIPAPAVEVAAARHLA, translated from the coding sequence ATGAACGTGCTGAGTCCCTGCAACGTGCTGATGCTCTACCCGCTGTTCTCGGCAGAGTCCTTCTGGAGCTTTGGCGAATCCTGCAAAGTGTTGGGCGTCAAGCGCCCTGCCGCCCCTTTGGGCCTGATCACCGTTGCGGCCATGCTGCCCGAGAACTGGACGGTTCGGCTGATCGATTGCAACACGGCGCCGCTCAGCGACGACGATCTCGCCTGGGCCGACGTCGTCTTCACCGGCGGAATGCTGCCGCAGCAGGCTGACACGCTGCGCCTGATCGAGCTCTGCCGCGCAGCAGGCAAGCCGGTGGTCGTCGGGGGACCCGATCCCACCTCAAGCCCCCATATCTATGAGCGAGCCGACTTCCGGGTGCTCGGCGAGGCCGAGAGCGTGATCGAGGAATTCATCGCGGCCTGGGACAGCGGCGCACGCTCCGGCGTCTTCACGGCGCCGAAATTCCAGGCCGACGTCACCAAAACGCCGGTGCCGCGTTTCGACCTGCTCAAGTTCGAGGACTATCTCTATCTCGGCGTGCAGTATTCCCGCGGATGCCCGTTCACCTGCGAGTTTTGCGACATCATCGAGCTTTACGGGCGCGTGCCGCGGACCAAGACGAACGAGCAGATCCTGCTCGAGCTCGATACGCTCTACGGGATGGGCTATCGTGGCCATCTCGACTTCGTCGACGACAATTTCATCGGCAACAAGAAGTCGCTGCGGCTGTTCCTGCCACAGCTCGCCGAATGGCAGCGCGCCCACGGCTATCCATTCGAGTTCTCCACCGAAGCCTCGGTCAATCTCGCCGACGATCCGGAGCTCTTGGAGCTGATGGGCGCGGCCAATTTCTTCGGCATCTTCGTTGGCATCGAAAGCCCGGATCCGGCGACGCTGGTCGCGATGCGGAAGAAGCAGAACACGCGGCGCAACATCGCCGAGAGCATCCACAAGATCTACGCTGCCGGCATTCTGGTGACCGCCGGCTTCATCGTCGGGTTCGACAACGAGAAGGTCTCGATGGCCGAGGCCATGATCGACTTCATCGAGGAGGCGGCGATCCCCGTCAGCATGGTCGGGCTGCTCTATGCCCTGCCGAACACGCAGCTGACGCGCCGCCTGGAGCGCGAAGGCCGCCTCCACCCCGGCCACGATGTGGCGCCGACCATCGGCGCTGATCAGTGCACGGCCGGGATCAACTTCGATCCGGTGCGCCCGCTCCGCGACATCCTGATGGACTACAAGCGGGTGCTGGAGCGGATCTACAGTCCGGCGGCCTATGCGGGACGCATTGACCGCCTGATGACGCTGCTCGACCGCTCGCGCCAGCGCCACGAGCTCGCGGAAGGCGACATCCGCGCAAAAATCGGCGCGATGGAGACCGTGCACAAGGTGGTCACCGCGCTCCCCGAGGCGCGCGGGCCGCTGTGGCAGACCTTCATGAACTGCGCCAAGCGTGACACCTCGTCGGCGCGGATCGCGGTGCAGATGATCGCGGCCTATGCGCATCTCGGGCCGTTCTCGCGCAAGGTGATCGAGGCGATCGACGCGCGCCTCGCCGCGCTCGACGACGAACAGGCCATCCCGGCGCCGGCCGTCGAGGTCGCGGCGGCGCGGCACTTGGCTTAA